The Coffea arabica cultivar ET-39 chromosome 2c, Coffea Arabica ET-39 HiFi, whole genome shotgun sequence genome includes the window TATACTTGATCATCATGATGCTCTTAGTTCATATTCTCGATATCCATAATGCTTTTAATCAATTTGGGTTTGCCCCTGTTCTATCAAAAAATTTAGACTTCTAAATCTGTAATTGGCATTTCCCTTTCTGATAGTATTATACTTTAGACTTAATTCATATATTCAATAATCATTCTGCGTATATCTTAATTCAAATTCTTGATATCCATAACGCATATAGGTAATTTTGGCTGCTCCTGTTCAATCTGGGCAAGTGTGTTTGAGATGTGCTTTGAAGATGAATTATCTTTTGATAGTGCATAACAATTTTGTAGCTCTTCCAGTGTCACATAGTTTATGGGAATAACATGTATATTACAGATGCTGCGAACTTTACATACCAGTGCAGCAACCTTTGCAACTTCAGCCTTATGCCTCAATTTTTTTTGCATGCCTTTAGTCCTGAATAAGCTGTGGTTGGGTAAGTTAAGAACAAAAACTACAGAAGAAGAGAGTGGTAAAGTAGGGATACGGAACATCTGTTTTACCTGTTTCTGGTACTTCTGATCCATATCTTCAAACGAAACTTCAAGACTTTCAAGAATTTTTCTGCGACTGCACTCGTCAATATTTCTCATATATCATTTACAATACTTCACCCGTTCAAACATTCTGAAAAGGAGTCCAGGGAAGACAAATGTGGGGATGAATTGGATAAATAGCAGATTCCCCACTGCACCTTGGATCAAACATTTATCTAACGTGTTATAAGCCAAGGTTCTCTAGTGTTCGGAGTTGACTTTGAAGTTCACATGTGCATCTAATTACCGTGTCAATTGGAGTCTGTAAACGACAATTAGCCCAGAACTGAACAGGGTAAATTTTGTTTAGGAATGTTCAATCAGAAGCATTTCTGGTGGCGCAAACTTCCTATCTATTTAATGTCTAATTGTGCTCTCTGCATATTTCTTCTCTCTAGCTTTAATGCATAAATGCAGGGGCGCAACTTCTGTTGGCTTATATGTTTGTGCTCCTTGGCAGCTACTCTTTTCAGACTCCTGAAGCTTGGAACTTGGAGGGCAAGTTCAGATGTCTGGGTTACATGCGGCCCTTGGGAATATGGGCAATGCAATGGGCACTGACACAGCAACCGAGACATCCCAAAAAGGAGATGAAGCAAGAGATCAAGGAAGCTGATTTGTTTAAGGAGCATGCTGGTTTTTCGCGAGTTGCACGTGTTCTCAAGCTAGCCGAAGAGCAGGATACTAGAAATCTTTTACAGGTTATTTTTGATTATACGTGTAAAAGAATGTGGACTTGATTTAGAAATAATCTCGAGTTGGCAAAGACATAAGATGTACTTGATGCCTATTGGCCAAAATGTATTATTTCCTATATTGAATCTTGTATAATTTGTCACCAGAACAATTGAGAATTTCTTTTGTGGTCAATGTGTAAGTAGCAAACGTCTGGTGACAACATAGTTAGATAATGTGGAATGATCAATACGTTTATCATCCCCGTGTAAGTGGGATATATCAAATTATATAACACTTGTCATATACTTGATCAATGATCAGTATACAATTTACTGAAACAAATGTACAGAAAGCAGGGGGTTGCAGACGAAGGGTAAGAAACCCATTGCATGTCCTGCTGCAAAGGCGAACTCTGCATCTACCTCTTTTTGAATCTTTCACTGACTTTTGCCTCAAGAACGCTTCAGGGATATGTAGCTAAAAATCACGAGTGTGATGTCCCAACTCCCAAgtcctttcttccttctttggttGTCAAGCATTGTAGGCCTTTTTTTCCCCCCTCTCTGTGAGTTTGAATTCTAAACTTAATGTAGTTTACAAAGAATTTGAGGTGAAAGACAATTTAAACATACTTCTCGGAGCAACGCCGGACCTCCTGTACCTAGCTAACACAACCAACTCAGGTCAGCATTCGCTTTCGGTTGTGACTCTATTTGATGAAATAATGGCGACAATTCGCAATTGGACGGGCAAGGGATGCAAGCTTGTCGTAGAACTGGTAAGTTGGTTCAGCCTCCATTCGTACCAAGTTCTGTATTATCCATTTCTTGGGATATTTTGTTGCTAACAAATATGTCAGATTATCGTATGGGATATTTTGCAGCTTCTACGTCGCCGCATAAGGTTATTCATTCCGTCTATGATTATCCCACTGAATGGTTTTCCTGATTTTTCTCCAATCATGATAGTATGAATCCCAATTTATCTGGATCACCAATAGTTCTCCTCACCCAAGTATCATAAGTGAAATAACAGTCCCAAAACTTGTACAGCTTTGTCCTTTCTTTGAACAGAAAATAATAGGCAATATTAATCTTCTGCTGGTGTTATCACAAGGGTACTTTCTTTTTGAGGGCGGTTTTTCATTGTATGGAAAACCGCTTCTCTTTTCAATTTCCGTCGCATTTCATATTTTGTATTAGGTAACTTGTCCCTGTAGGAAAGATCAAAACTGCCCTTTTTCTGTATGAAAATCTCCTGTTGTCTGTTGTCTTTCAATTGCCAATTTAAGGCGCAGAAGGCAAAGTTTGTGTACAAAATTGTAGGAAGAAGAGATCAAGCGAAATAAAAATGGCTCACGAATGTCAGTGCGTATCTCCTCAACCAACTGATTGGGTGAAGGGAGAAGTGGTAGGATCAGGATCATTTGGCACCGTCCATCTGGCTATAGAGAAAGCTACTGGGGCACTTTTTGTTGTAAAATCTGCTGAATCAGAAATCGGAATTCAATCACTGGAAAATGAGGCTGATATTCTTGAGAATTTGGATTCTCAATACATTATTAAGTTCTTAGGAAAGGATTTCTCCAGTGGAGCAAATCGCTACAGGAAACTCAATCTTTTCATTGAATACATGGCCGGGGGTAGTTTAGCTGAGGTTGTAGAGAAATTCGGAGGGGCAGTTGACGAAAAATTGATTCGATTGTACACCAAAAAAATTCTCCAGGGTCTGAAGTATCTCCACGATAATGGGATAGTGCATTGTGATCTTAAGTGCAAGAATGTGCTTCTAGGCCTCTCAGGAAACGTAAAGTTGGCAGATTTTGGTTTCGCCAAGAGATTAAATGACCGGAAAAAGGATAAGAAATCAATGCAATTCCACAAGCCTAACATTGGTGGAACTCCCTTTTGGATGGCTCCTGAAGTTTTAAGGAATGAAGGGTTGGATTTTGCTGCTGATATTTGGTCTTTAGGGTGCACAGTCATTGAAATGGCTAATGGCTGCAGGCCTCCCTGGGGGGATAATTTTTCTAAT containing:
- the LOC140035210 gene encoding mitogen-activated protein kinase kinase kinase 17-like, yielding MAHECQCVSPQPTDWVKGEVVGSGSFGTVHLAIEKATGALFVVKSAESEIGIQSLENEADILENLDSQYIIKFLGKDFSSGANRYRKLNLFIEYMAGGSLAEVVEKFGGAVDEKLIRLYTKKILQGLKYLHDNGIVHCDLKCKNVLLGLSGNVKLADFGFAKRLNDRKKDKKSMQFHKPNIGGTPFWMAPEVLRNEGLDFAADIWSLGCTVIEMANGCRPPWGDNFSNPMSAILKIACGNGVPEFPSNLSHEGKDFLSKCLQRNPKKRWTAEELLQHPFLLGESSQRKEETCSPASVLDLRFVHYDSDGSSVDEEFSSRVNPFSMRCQPMKSLVSEYHFVSSDEWVTVRS